Genomic segment of Blastopirellula marina:
GTAGCCGTCCGTGCCTAGGTCACGAATTGGAAAGTTTCCTTCCCAGAGGTTCGCCATGGCCTTGGAATTTGGATTCAGCGTCGTCCCCCAGGGATAGCTTCGTTCTAGATTCTTTCCTCGAGCAGCTGCTTCCCATTGGAATTCCGTTGGCAAGCTTTTACCGGCCCACTTCGCGTAGGCTTGGGCATCGTACCAGCTTACCTGGACGACAGGGTGGTCTGGTTTGCCAACTGCCGAGGAGCCAGGCCCCGCTGGGGTTTGCCAGTTCGCACCTTGCTGCTGCGTAAACGTTTGCTTTTGAAGATCGAATACAAGCGATTGCCCGCGTCGTTCGGCATCGGTAATGTAGCCGGTGGCTTCGACGAACTCGGCGAACATGGCGTTTGTGACTTCCGTCGAATCAATCACGAATGGAGCAAGCTTGATCTGGCACGACGGACGAACGTCGCGCGGACCAGCGTCGTATCCAATTAAATAGATGCCACCAGCAATGCTGACCCCACCTTGAGGTTCGTTCCGTGTCGCATTTTCCGACGCAATCGCTAGATCGGGCGGAGCAGCATCTTGCTCACCGCTTTGGTTTTGATAGACAACAGTCCCAGCGATAAATAGCGTTCCGAATGCAACAAGCAATATGATCGATCGATTGGGCCTTCGGTTCATCCATGCTCCTCAGGCTGACACAACGAATGCGTCAGCTTAGTTTCTGCCGCATGCGCCGGCTGTAGGCCTCGAGCTTCCGTCGCTCGGTTTCGGAAAGCGAATCCATGCCTGATTCGCGGACCTTGTCCAAGATGCGTTCCGCTTCTTCGTCGGAGTCGTTGTAGGGATCATACTCTTCTTCTTCGGTATGGACCCGAAGTCGTGGTCGAGATCGAATCGACAATTTAGGTATCGCGAATTTGCTGGGAATGAAACTGCCGAAGCGGATACCGCTGAAGAAATACGCCAAGCCGAGCCCGATACCAGCTAAGTGAGCAGAGTAGGCAACTTGCTCGTCCGTTCCGAACAGGTTGAGCAGCAGGATGATGACACCAGCTACCCATGCCGGAACCGGGAAGATAAAGCTGAGGTAGAGCGTCATCTTCGGATAGAGGCAGATGAATAGTGTCATAATGGTCGAGATCGCCCCCGAGGCTCCCACCATCAAGATCTGGTGATTCGCACCAAATGTTGCCATCGTCACCAAGTTCCAGACGATGCCGCATACAAGAATGCTGATGAAATAGATCTTCAGGAACTCAGCTTTCCCGTAACGGTCTTCGACGATTCGCCCAAACATCCACAGGACGAACATATTCATCACGATATGCCAAATCGTCGTTGTGGAGTGGAGAAACCCGTAGGTTAAGTACTGGTACCACAGAATCGGATTGTAAAGCGTATCGGCGTGAACACCGAAGTT
This window contains:
- a CDS encoding formylglycine-generating enzyme family protein — protein: MNRRPNRSIILLVAFGTLFIAGTVVYQNQSGEQDAAPPDLAIASENATRNEPQGGVSIAGGIYLIGYDAGPRDVRPSCQIKLAPFVIDSTEVTNAMFAEFVEATGYITDAERRGQSLVFDLQKQTFTQQQGANWQTPAGPGSSAVGKPDHPVVQVSWYDAQAYAKWAGKSLPTEFQWEAAARGKNLERSYPWGTTLNPNSKAMANLWEGNFPIRDLGTDGYSGTSPVGIYPPSENGLFDLAGNVSEWTSSWYAADSYDRITRENPTGPNTGDARVTRGGSWLSSDQTGTSEAMVWYRSKLSPEMSNNFTGFRCVRNQTPN
- a CDS encoding rhomboid family intramembrane serine protease, with translation MSFNLEGQSATMLLVYTNIGIFLADWLFQLQLANNFGVHADTLYNPILWYQYLTYGFLHSTTTIWHIVMNMFVLWMFGRIVEDRYGKAEFLKIYFISILVCGIVWNLVTMATFGANHQILMVGASGAISTIMTLFICLYPKMTLYLSFIFPVPAWVAGVIILLLNLFGTDEQVAYSAHLAGIGLGLAYFFSGIRFGSFIPSKFAIPKLSIRSRPRLRVHTEEEEYDPYNDSDEEAERILDKVRESGMDSLSETERRKLEAYSRRMRQKLS